TCCCATCTATGCTAATCCACATTTCGGGGTCTCTAGGTCCCGTTGTCGAGCTCTCCACAACAATTTCATGATCTTTCCTTTCATTGAATTTAGCCCTTGTAGAGAAACATCTCTTGGCAAATACATTTTCCTTCTTGTAAACAAGCACTGCATCAACAAGGGCTGGCCTTGATTTTGTTCTCTTGTAAGCCTTTTTCTTGTAATCTCCCAATAACAACACAACCTCTTCATCAGAAACTAGAGCAATGTAAAAATCCGTACTTGGCTCAGGACCACCAGCAAATTTAGCTGAACGAAGATCCCAATACACCTCCACTGGATTCCCATCAACCTCAAAACTCTTGTACCCTTTTTTGCTCCAAAAATGCCAAGGCTTAAGCTCAATCTTGCATGTGTAATTGAAATCACCGTCTATACTATCAACCTTAACAGTGAAAGAATGGTTCATCAGGTTCTTGCACCAAATGAATGATACATTACGCCAATAGCCTGCAATATTGGCTTGGTACACGCATGTCACAGTGCTTTGAGccgagtttttatttattacatttgCAGGAGGCTCTTCAGTTATCTTCTCTGCTAATGGTGGTGATTGAATATGCACTGAGTGAGATCTACCAGAACGagtaaaatacatttttgtttGTGCATACATGAATTTTCCTGTCAAGCAAATTTTCTTGTTGCACCATGAGATGTAATGAACATAGCATGCATGAACGTAAAAGCTTGCATGATAATTACCTCAACCTGAGAACTTCAACGAGCTTTGACAGAAGAAAAAGCAGCCCCCCAATGACAGAAACAATCAAAATATGTTGTTGAAAAGATTGAAGGGCAATGATGTTTCTGGAAAATGAAACATGCAATGGAAAATTCAGAGGGAAACGGTTTGTCAGATTTTtggtaaagaaagaaaattaggAGGAGGTAGACAAGGAAGTTTGTTTTGTGGAGAAAAAATCTCCTTTTAGAGGCTGACAACTCAGAGGCACCGAAACAGAAGGGCTTATGAAAATGTCCACGGATCTGTGACAGAAGGTCCTTACATATTTTTACTATAATATTTAGTTTCTTTGTCCACCCAATATCAAACGGTTTTTAAgtttggaaaatgctaaagataCTAAATCTTTTAGTACATAGCCTTAACAAAGTAATGCAGTAATGAATATGATTGGtggattattaatttttatttaattttttaaatttatttgtgatTAATTGGTAACAAGTTAATTTGTAAATGCTTTGTTGGAAATTGATTTTTCATATATCAACCATCCATGGGAAAGGGAGTAAAAAAAGGACTTGAAAATGTGCATCATTTTAAACCCTTTACAAGCATGCCATATATATCTTTCAAATGCGCATTACTGTATACTTCATAGCCTAATTCTGTGATCAAGATCTGGACCAAATAAACGACTGATCACATGAAGCATGATCATGAGattataatacatatacatacatctTGATGGATTCCAGATCTGGGAATAAGATTTGCTTGTTTTGTTTAACAGATTGATATTTGCTAGCTGGTAGTTTCAAGTCTGTTTGTCCTCTGTTGTTAAGCTTAGAAATCCTAAAgacaacaatttttttacataattaCCATAACAAACGGATGTGGCATGAAATGTGTGGTGTGTTTCgaaaacataataaatgaatatctATATtcagtatctttttttttttttttttttggtgattaatgacacattaatttgtaaagggtatgtagtaaaatttgtaatatttctaGTATCAAATTTTCACTGTCAACCATTTGAAACCGAGAACAAAAGGACTTGGAAATGTGCATGATTTTAATCCTTTACAAAATTTACAGCATGCCATATCTCTCAAATGCCCATTACTTCATACTTAATAGTCTAATTCTTTGATCAAGATCTTGCCATGTCACTATCTGGACCAACTAAAAAATTGATCACATGTAGCATgatgtaaaaataatatatatatacatatatttgatGGATTTCAAATCTGGGAAtaagattttcttcttttgcttagCAGATTGCTATTAGTTTCAAGTCTAATTTCCTACTGGAAAAAGGAGAGAATTTCAAATTGGTTTTCCAAGCTTGCCAGTTGTATTGACTATTGACCATATCAACAGATAAGTGTCACCTTATAGTTGTCTAAAAGGCAAAGTCAAAAAGGGTAGCTGATGGCAAACAACTATCACATCTCATGATTCTAGGACTGGTTCAACCTAATTAAGGTTCAAGCCTAAACAAGGCCTAAAAATATGACAAGGACAATACATTGGTCTGcttatcaatttaaattaagaaaaactcTTGcctattttaattattgatgaCGCGATAAACTCCAATCCACttgtttcaaaaatagatgcatACTTAGTTGTGAGGATACCTTAAGAATTTTATAGAATCGTGTTCGAATATTCAAGTGTGAGTAGTGTGGTTGGTTAAGTAATGAAGTCTCATGTTGAATAATGATTAGAAAAATaagtggttaatataatatagttaAACTCATACTCATTGGGTTTCGGCCTTTTGGATTAAGTGTCTCTCTATATGGTATATTAACTATTTAAAGAGTCTTCCCAAGATGTTATCGCcccaaaaaattagaataaaaaaagaattgtagAGAATCTCAATTCAGTTTTCCATGTCATTGTCAAAGTCTTACTCCTTCCTAGCAAGTTCCATAAAAAGGAGCTTAGAATAAAACTATGACAAAGATAGCCTAGAAAGTTCCAAAAATAAAGAACTTAGAATAAAACTAGGCCTTTTGAGTTGTgtttctatatgttatattaactattcaAGATGTCTTCCCAAGATTTTTTCATCCCAACCTATcggaataaaaaaagaatcataGAGAATCCCAATGCAGTTTTCCATGTCATTGTCAAAGTCTCACTCCCAAAGAGAAAATTCTTCCTAGCAAGTTCCATAAAAAAGGAGCTTAGAATAAAACTATGACAAAGATAGCCTAGAAAGTTCCAAAAAAAGGAGCTTAGAATGAAACTATGACAAAGATAGATGGAGTATAGCAGGTCTCTCGGTTCAGCAAAgccattttcttttgtttttgtcaaaTTCCAATCTAGTGTTAACACAAGCCTTTACTACATCCTATGAAAGATTTACAGCTCATTCATACTAGATTTCCATAGTCTCCCTTGTTTATAATTTCATCTATCTCTTTTTTGTCTTCACTTTGATTACAGCTCTTGTTGCCATATTTGGCTTTCAAGATTCCTCCCATATGATTTCCTGAAGTATCTTCCTGAATTGCTTCTATGTACAACACCTTCACCAAATTCCTAAAGCGACGTCGGAAGGTTGGTAGCCGGGACATTGAAGCTACAATTCCCTGTAGTCTGccaaaggaagagagaaaaagtgctTATGTACTAATAACATGAAAGAGCTTAAGTTTACTGAGTAAACTGTGGATACTTCATAAAATGTTCAATTGCATGCACCCTGGAtgggtttattttttatgcaacaGACACCAAGACTTATACTGTTTCAGATAAAATCTTTTCATAAATGTACCTTCTAATTATGGATTGCAATTGTGCTCTTCTGACTTTGTCACTGGATGCAAACTCAGTGTCATCCCACTCCTCaggtttttcatttttgcatGTCATAACAAGCTCTCTTAGGCACAtatcttcattttcatttaaCTGGAGTTTCTTTATTTGCTCTTTCATGATTAATAGGGGCCCAATGAACCACTCAAACACTTTATCCCTTGGTACATTCATCCTCGTCAACTCCACATCATCAGCTGGAATGTTCAATTACATGATCATGATTAGACCTCTAGTTAGCTATGTGAAAGTCAAAACAAATGTTTGAGAGACATACAGATCACCAACCCAGATGAGTTGGACTTTGCTGATGCAAGCAGACACTGTAATATAGACCAAGCAGGTAACTTGATGCCCAATTTCTTACAATTACCCTTCAGAATGCATTCCTCAATGTCCTTGGGAGTTATCAGACCATCACGGAGAAGAATCCGACCATTTACCTCACAGGATTTAAACAGCCAGTCCCATACCTGACCCATTGAAACACATTGAATTTACACAAggtttttaataattaaaagtaCCTCATGAGTCATGAGTCCTTACCTGCACTGGTTTATATTGTTGGATTCCCCACTTCAAAGTTCTTGATCTTTCTGATATAAGTTTTGAATCGTAAGAATTCTCACTTCCATTCTTTGAGTCATTGCCACCATTGTCACCTAGCCATTCTCTCTCAGGACTAGGGCTCATGTTTTTGCGGTATTTAGGCCTGGCTGTCACAAGGATGCCTCAGAATCAAAATCAATGCATGTAAAGACTTTTTTCTCATGAGCTGGATTTCAAATTTTCCAATATTCTCATCTCATCTCCTCTATCTTCAGCAAAATTGTTCACTAAACTGTTCCTAAAACATGCTTGTTTTTTACTTCttagaagggaaaaaagaagaaaaaagaggggggggggggggggggggggtggaacAGTAAATAACAAAAGAGGGCATTCCAAAGTGTACCTGGGAAGGCGAGATCCCTCCCTCAAGTAGAGTAAATCATTTACATATTCATCGAACAGTGAAACTATAGACACAATGTAGGCAAGTCCCATTTGAAGCGAGTCTTCCTGGAATTTAATAAATCACTTTTCAGATAAATATTCAAACTAACACAAAAGGAACATATCTACATATAAAATTCTTACAGCATTATAACCTAAACTCAGTGACATGATGAGAATAGCAACTTATAACACACCTGATGGACAATAACTCCACTGTAGAGTCCCAGAAAGAAGCTAGAAATAATAGAACCGATCACGGCTCCCACAACAGCCAAAGGCCATAAGATGATAGCAAGACCAGCAAATGGAACACATACCGTCTCTAAGAATGGCCCTTCTCTGCCAATCAAGTCTTCTAGTAGCCTCTTCCAGCCCCTGAATAGCATGTAAGGGCTTTTCCAGAGAGCAACTGCAGTAATTAAAAGCACATCCACTTGTACGCCAATTAGGCTTGCTAGCAAACAACTTGGCAATTTTGATAATCTAGCAAGGGAAAAGTGGACCATGTCTTAAAGAATTTATGTTTTGTCACCATACAGGAAAGtgtcaaaaggaaaatttcTCACTTTATGTCCATAGGCTTTTCATTTGGAAGTACTTTCTCAATTAGTTCATCCATGTAGGAGAAGTATGAGTGGAAGCAGAAGTCTGTGAAATCCTGCACTACTATGCAGGCTCCTTTAATTGTTGACCAACATCCATCCTGgtgcccaaaaaaaagaaagaaagcgcCCAGACAAATTGCTTAGACTTTAAGGTCAACTCAATTTAGAAAAGCCTCACTTATATCAACTGTTTGGTATGAATAAGCCACAATTAAACTCATGCAAGACACATTGAGCATTGTTGCTCTTTAACAATGGGGCATATATGATGAAGCTACACCATGATTTCAAGATGTAGATGATGAATCATAAAACTGTTCAGCAATTGAGAAATAATACTTAATAACATTTATCGAGGATTATAGTAAAGTCAGAAAATTCATCAGGGCTCTTATTTGGGATACTCTTGATAAGAATTTTGATATAATAAACAAAGCTATACTATTAAACTACAATTAGTTGTATTTATGTAATTTACAAATACATCATAGAAAAAGGTGACTCACTATGTGTCTTCAAAAGAAATGATCACAGTTATAATAAGGATGACAATAGCCAATAtatccccccctcccccttaAAACAGGGTTTATTACAAACAGGAACAACCAAATCAGAGGTACAACACTTTACATTGTGAAAACAATTTCATAACAATTCTGAtacaaaaataacttcttgTTCAGGATTCACTAAATAGCTAGTCCAAATAGGTCAAAGCCAGAGAGAAAAACTTACAACAAAACAGTGGTAGAATTTCTCAGTGACATTCTCCCCAACAGCCTCAAAAGTCTCAAGAAGGGGTGCAAAAAATCCATATCCTACTCCCCCTAAAAGGCTTCCAACAATTCCAAAGATTGGCCAAAGGACCAGAGGCACTGGCAATGAAACTAGCACCAAAATCTTTAGAACCAGCCCAAGCTTCTTGGTTCTGAAATTATAGGACAAGATAGGTAACTAATCAGAAGTACATTGGATAAAAGtactaaaaacataaaagaacaTGGGAACGTAACAACTATATACATATGTAAAAATTCAGTAACGAAATATGAGTTTTTCTTCCCAAGCAAGAAAAACATACTTTGCCACACAGTAGTAAGTCCACACAAAATGTGCAGTCCACAGCCCAATTATAACTGCTGAGTTTGCAATAAATATGATGCCCACTACTACTGGTCCAACAAGCGCAGCTGTGAAAGGAGGATCAATTGTTAACAAGGATTAGTCTACAATTCCATTCACTTTTCATTGAAGTGAAATAAACATATGCATACCATATTATTTATTAGCCCATGAACtatctattatatttattaaagaAATCAAGACCCAATCCTAGTCAAGGTCCAAGTCTACTATCCATGTTCATTGTATCTAATCCTACTTTGAATGCAAGTAAAGTAATCTTAATCTTATTTGGAATACAATTAAAATAATCCTAATCTTACTTGTAGCTCAACTATTGTTAGTCTAGGATGTACTATACTATAAATAATGTTCAATGGATTAATTGTAATATAGAGTTTAATCCTAAAGATGTAATTGTTAATGCCTTCTTATGTGGATGTGGACCTCTAAACTCCAAATCACTTTAATTCTATGTGTTCTCTCTTtcaacaattttattatgttattatagCTAGCCTTGTCTTCGAATTGGCTCATATGTTTTATGCTTTCTATAATAATACTCATGTATATGTGTAATTGCAGATGAACATTTACTTAATCATGTGATGATTGATTGTGTTTGCTTATACCAAACAGGGCTACACCAACATATAAAGTCAGACATATATATAGACTGGTATATATGCTTCTATTGCATCAGTTCATAATATACAACACTAAAGAAACGAAGTTCATGCAATCGCGTAGAACTACTAGTTACAGATTAAGCTACACACCAAagcaaccaaaaagaaaaagaaaaaaacagaaacaGTGAAAGAGGATTAAGAAAAAGCAAAAGGTTTTGTATATATGTACCTTTGAGGAGGCCAAGGAGGAGgagcaaaaggaaaaaggggaGAAAAGAGAGGAAGCTCCATAGATTGCGCAAGAACCCAACAGGAACCTCCATATGTACGAGAAGATTGCAAGTGAAATTTGTTGGTgattgctttttctcttttttacttTGGCAACCTATGACTCTATGATCCTATCCtacaaacaaaagcaaaagtaaaagaaacaaAGCAAGCAGTTTAAGTTTTTccataacaaaaaaagaaaaagcagagTCACGTGGCAAGACATGGACAACCAGTTTGACACGTGGCGGACATGGGTGTCGTAGTTCGTGAACACTGAAAACTGTCCCAAAGACAGATGAGAGAAAGACACATGCAGCCCTCGGGATTCTTAATAGAGGAAAATATTTAGGTAATTTTGCAGCAAAATAGTATTTTCTCTTATCACGGGCTTTATCATAAATTTTATGTGTGGATTTCACCGTAAATACGGGAAAAAAGAAGTACCGTATACCGCTCTAAAAAGTACTTAAAAATTAGTATTCATTTATtctactattatttaagggatTTTTACTGTTTagaattatcattttttttttttgtttaaaaatactTTTACATCTCTATGTTtaaatagagacaaaactaaaaaatagtCCGATAAAAATACAATTCCAGCTTCCACTAAATTATATTCCTATgtttaagtaaaaacaaaattaaagaacagTTCGATAAAAATGCAATTCTAACTTTCACTAAAACATTGGCTAAAAAATAGGTTCACTctcctattaattttcaaattactttgtttacttataaattagattcttaaaataaaaatgatatatatatatatatatataaaaaataaaagcacaagGTATATATGCCATTTTtcctgaaactttttttttttcccccttcctTTTAGGCTATTAGGAGGCCCAGCCCATAGGGTAAATCTAGATATTGGATTAGCAAAGCCTTAAAagttataagtaaaaaaaatttactctgAAGATTACACCTTCACCTTTTTTATACGGtacttattttttgttctatGAATTGTTTGGAGTTAGACCGTGAATCTAAGCATAGTGCTGAACCACATCAGTCTTGCGTGCAGATTATATATGTCTCCAATGTGTTTGATGATTTGTCTCTTAGATTCTATGTTATGTATCTTGCTAGCTagcttatttttggtatttgttgTAGTTAACTTCTATTACCTATGTGTTGATAAATTCTCACTTCGTTGACAATATTAGTTGAAACTTTGCTCTCCTAAAAAATTGCCCAAgtctttttccaaaaaacctGAAAATACGGAAAGCAAAATaaacaatgttttttaaataacattattagCTTATACACTATGTTGGACAATTTCCTCTGAACAATTTGCACTTGTCATATAATCAACAACGACTGTGTTACTTGGCACTTGTTTGATTATCATTATCAGGCATTTGAGCGGTATTTTTTCTGGAGAGAGAACTTGAAGGTGAAACAGCTTTTGAGAGGGAATGTTTTGTTGCACTCGATGTCACCACCTCTCTTATTGTGGTAGCCCGGGTAGTCAACCTTATAAAATTCCACTCTCTCTTTCAAATATAGACCTGCTCTTTTAGAAAGTTCCTCAATCTTCCACTCATAATATGGATAGTCGTCTCTATGTGCAACATGTACTTCCCCATCTCTGTTCAGCATCTTACGGGCGCTGTTGAAAAATGCTTGTACCAACTCTTTGTGCATCCTATATCAATGGAAACCCCGAAACACAAATACAACATATTAAATTAAGTTAAATCTTGTTACACACTTCCTTATTGCACTTTACCGTACAAACACCCCGTGAAAGAACGATTTCAGTTATAATTGTTTAATGGTgaaatcatattttgaaatcacaatttttataattttaactaaaatcatTCTCATATACATGGTGTGTAATTGTCACAACTCTTAAAACTTATCCATAGTAGCATTTTTTACTCTATACTTATCAAGGGATTCAAATGATAATCCAGTGATAATAATATCATTTATGTGTCTAACGTTTGTGGTTTGAACCCTACTTCCTCCTCTCCCAccagaaaataataaaaataaactgtCTGCACGGTGCACACCACAACActaagaattttatttattttcaaaaaaaaaaaaaattaactaccCAATTCCCCCATTTTGTTTAACTGTTAAAGAAAAGTGCAACATTCTCATCAAATTGTGCAGATTTATTAGACAACTCTTGAATTGAAGAGTATCAAATAACACAAGCATGTGCATTGCAATAATTGATGGTGAATGAATGTACCACTAAAATGTGTTAATGAGGACCCCCTGATGAGTAGCATCGATCTCTAATACAATCATGGGATAGGAATCTGACAGAGTAAAAACATTGAGACAAAGCAAGGCAGAGAAACAGgtgtgtttttattattattattccttcTCCTTCTTAACCAAATGAACAACCAAGGAATCACTTTACATACTTACTCTATAAGCTCTTCGTCTCTTTCACATAGCCAAGAAAAATGGCCTGCATGAGGGAAATTGAAGACGATAACATCAAATTTCATGGACATTAAGGTGGGATGTTGGTTCATGTCATATACATCAACTTCATGCAGCACCAAGCACCCTCTTCTCTTCAAGTCATCCAAGTGTGGTACACAACTCCAATGCTTTGTCAATAAAGTATCTgaaagattcaaattaaaactaataaattagtattattCATAAAAACAGCAAGAAGATCAGTACTATGAGGCAAATTAAGGCTTTCTGTAACTCTGTTTGTACCTTTAGAATCAAGAGAAGTTGCAACCATGTTAGCGGCAGAGCGAAATGCTCTAGCTAAACAAGCAGAAAATGAAAAGTCTCCCTCACCAACCAACAATATCTTCTGAGAGCTGGAGTAGTGCTgaatcttcttctctttcttcttacCCATTGTACAGCGGCAGAGCGAAATGCTCTAGCCAAACAAGCGGAAAATGAAAAGTCTCCCTCACCAACCAACAATATCTTCTGAGAGCTGGAGTAGTGCTGAATCTTTTTCTCTTTCGTCTTAACCATTGTACACTTATATGAATCTCTCCCTCCCTCTGTAGATTTGCTTAAATGCCAAGGATAATGTGGCCATTATAGATGAAAATGGTACAGAATCCTATGCAAAACCAG
This genomic stretch from Quercus robur chromosome 4, dhQueRobu3.1, whole genome shotgun sequence harbors:
- the LOC126721626 gene encoding uncharacterized protein LOC126721626; this encodes MYFTRSGRSHSVHIQSPPLAEKITEEPPANVINKNSAQSTVTCVYQANIAGYWRNVSFIWCKNLMNHSFTVKVDSIDGDFNYTCKIELKPWHFWSKKGYKSFEVDGNPVEVYWDLRSAKFAGGPEPSTDFYIALVSDEEVVLLLGDYKKKAYKRTKSRPALVDAVLVYKKENVFAKRCFSTRAKFNERKDHEIVVESSTTGPRDPEMWISIDGIVLVHVKNLQWKFRGNQTVLINKFPVQVFWDVHDWLFSSPGMGHGLFIFKPGSPLDSENESRESSSQGGGDVDSDCSSGYYSTWSNLTATASEFCLFLHAWKIE
- the LOC126720984 gene encoding uncharacterized membrane protein At3g27390 isoform X1; this translates as MEVPVGFLRNLWSFLSFLPFFLLLLLLGLLKAALVGPVVVGIIFIANSAVIIGLWTAHFVWTYYCVAKTKKLGLVLKILVLVSLPVPLVLWPIFGIVGSLLGGVGYGFFAPLLETFEAVGENVTEKFYHCFVDGCWSTIKGACIVVQDFTDFCFHSYFSYMDELIEKVLPNEKPMDIKLSKLPSCLLASLIGVQVDVLLITAVALWKSPYMLFRGWKRLLEDLIGREGPFLETVCVPFAGLAIILWPLAVVGAVIGSIISSFFLGLYSGVIVHQEDSLQMGLAYIVSIVSLFDEYVNDLLYLREGSRLPRPKYRKNMSPSPEREWLGDNGGNDSKNGSENSYDSKLISERSRTLKWGIQQYKPVQVWDWLFKSCEVNGRILLRDGLITPKDIEECILKGNCKKLGIKLPAWSILQCLLASAKSNSSGLVISDDVELTRMNVPRDKVFEWFIGPLLIMKEQIKKLQLNENEDMCLRELVMTCKNEKPEEWDDTEFASSDKVRRAQLQSIIRRLQGIVASMSRLPTFRRRFRNLVKVLYIEAIQEDTSGNHMGGILKAKYGNKSCNQSEDKKEIDEIINKGDYGNLV
- the LOC126720984 gene encoding uncharacterized membrane protein At3g27390 isoform X2, which encodes MEVPVGFLRNLWSFLSFLPFFLLLLLLGLLKAALVGPVVVGIIFIANSAVIIGLWTAHFVWTYYCVAKTKKLGLVLKILVLVSLPVPLVLWPIFGIVGSLLGGVGYGFFAPLLETFEAVGENVTEKFYHCFVDGCWSTIKGACIVVQDFTDFCFHSYFSYMDELIEKVLPNEKPMDIKLSKLPSCLLASLIGVQVDVLLITAVALWKSPYMLFRGWKRLLEDLIGREGPFLETVCVPFAGLAIILWPLAVVGAVIGSIISSFFLGLYSGVIVHQEDSLQMGLAYIVSIVSLFDEYVNDLLYLREGSRLPRPKYRKNMSPSPEREWLGDNGGNDSKNGSENSYDSKLISERSRTLKWGIQQYKPVQVWDWLFKSCEVNGRILLRDGLITPKDIEECILKGNCKKLGIKLPAWSILQCLLASAKSNSSG
- the LOC126724397 gene encoding uncharacterized protein At4g26485-like; this encodes MGKKKEKKIQHYSSSQKILLVGEGDFSFSACLARAFRSAANMVATSLDSKDTLLTKHWSCVPHLDDLKRRGCLVLHEVDVYDMNQHPTLMSMKFDVIVFNFPHAGHFSWLCERDEELIEMHKELVQAFFNSARKMLNRDGEVHVAHRDDYPYYEWKIEELSKRAGLYLKERVEFYKVDYPGYHNKRGGDIECNKTFPLKSCFTFKFSLQKKYRSNA